The Pseudodesulfovibrio sp. S3 nucleotide sequence CGGGCGCAGCGGAGGATGATTCCGCTGACGCGGGTTGGCTCTGATCAGAGCTCATGGGGACCACGATGGGCTTGATCTGCATGCCCGGCTTGACCCTCCGGGCGCCGTCCACGATGACCATGTCCCCGACGTTCAACCCTTCCGTGACCATCACGAATTCACCCTGTTCCGAACCGAGCTTCACCGGCTGGCTCTTGATTATGCCATCCTCGCCCACCACGTAGAGGGACTTCATGCCCTGCGTGTCGATGACGCCCTTGACGGGAACCACGATGGCATCCTTGACATTGCTCAGAAGCACTCGGACCTTGGCGTACTGACCTGGCTTGAGCAGGTCGTCAGGATTGGGGAAGAGCACGCGAATGCCCAGTGTGCCGGTCTGCGGATCGATGGTCGGGTCCACCATGTCGAACTTGCCGGGCTGGTCATATTCGCTCCCATCGGACAGAATCAGCTTGATCAAACGGTCTGTCTGAGCTGCCTTGTCGCGCACGGCCCGAATATAGTCGCTTTCGCTGACGCTGAAGCTGACGTAGATCGGGTCCTGAGTGGAGATGGTAGCCAGCAACGTGTTTTCGCCCTGGCCTACCAGGTTGCCCACGTCCACCTGCACCCGGCCGATGGTGCCGTTGATGGGGGAATAGATCTTGGTATATCCAAGCTGGATTTTGGCATTCTCCACCTTGGCCCGGTTGTCGGAAATCTGGGCCTTGTAGGTGGACACCTGTGTCTGGTAACCCTCATATTCGTCCCGGCTGACAACGCCTTCGTCATAGAGCTTCTTGAAGCGCTCAAAGTCCTTCAGGGCTTTTTCATACAGGGCCTGATTGTACTCAAGCCCGGACTGTGCCTGCTTCAGGTCCTCTTGAAAGGGCTTGGGATCGATCACAAAAAGCAGATCGCCCTTGGTGACATGGCGCCCCTCTTCAAATTTGCGCTCGACCAGAAAACCACCCACCCGGGCGCGGACTTCCACGGTCTCATGGGCGCTGATCTGGCCCACGAATTCGCCCCATAAGGGCATATCGCGAGCTTCTGCCTTGACCACCTTCATGGGTACTGGCCCTTGCTGAGCCGCTTGGTCCGCTTTCTTGTCGTCACCGGAACACCCGGCAAGCATCAACGAAACGGACAGAATCAGACACAGAGCGGTAACAGATCGCAGAGCAGGGTTCACCATGGCAAAAACCTTGACTTGAGTTGAGTTAAGACAAAAAAAGTCCTTCATCTGAAAATAATCATGAAC carries:
- a CDS encoding efflux RND transporter periplasmic adaptor subunit; this encodes MVNPALRSVTALCLILSVSLMLAGCSGDDKKADQAAQQGPVPMKVVKAEARDMPLWGEFVGQISAHETVEVRARVGGFLVERKFEEGRHVTKGDLLFVIDPKPFQEDLKQAQSGLEYNQALYEKALKDFERFKKLYDEGVVSRDEYEGYQTQVSTYKAQISDNRAKVENAKIQLGYTKIYSPINGTIGRVQVDVGNLVGQGENTLLATISTQDPIYVSFSVSESDYIRAVRDKAAQTDRLIKLILSDGSEYDQPGKFDMVDPTIDPQTGTLGIRVLFPNPDDLLKPGQYAKVRVLLSNVKDAIVVPVKGVIDTQGMKSLYVVGEDGIIKSQPVKLGSEQGEFVMVTEGLNVGDMVIVDGARRVKPGMQIKPIVVPMSSDQSQPASAESSSAAPASGDATTKAE